In uncultured Bacteroides sp., the following proteins share a genomic window:
- a CDS encoding alpha/beta hydrolase, producing the protein MKSMNIWYKVILSVCVSFVMVSCATKKSVYAETYLIAKPKVEMPGLGEFAVNKSLDRQIDMTQFKAVELDLAYAGTGNQAQRLNIIYPSVGDAPYKVIMVFHGGGWAFGSKESEMISPILYSTTQGYAIVSVNYRLSGEAVWPAPLYDAKAAVRFIRANAEKYKLDASKIVVWGNSTGGHIVEMLGATNGKPEYEDLTMGNDTISSEVQGVVSWYGVSDMTNFPNVKEPANKEMGFDTQLAENKEKADKASPLRLVTRNYPPILLVHGTNDQIVPYVQSVQMRSEVTRYCGPGRATLKSFETLGHGDAAIKTWENVMDNLNFVDKILWPDGTNPYRNNNQIEIKVLK; encoded by the coding sequence ATGAAAAGTATGAATATTTGGTACAAAGTGATTCTGTCAGTATGTGTTTCCTTTGTGATGGTTAGTTGCGCTACTAAAAAAAGTGTGTATGCAGAGACTTATTTAATAGCTAAACCCAAAGTTGAAATGCCAGGATTGGGCGAGTTTGCAGTAAACAAGAGTCTGGATAGACAGATTGATATGACTCAATTCAAGGCTGTAGAACTAGATCTTGCTTATGCCGGAACAGGAAATCAGGCTCAGCGTCTGAACATTATTTATCCTTCTGTAGGAGATGCACCTTATAAAGTAATAATGGTATTTCATGGCGGTGGATGGGCTTTTGGTTCAAAAGAATCGGAAATGATATCTCCAATTCTGTATAGTACAACTCAGGGATATGCAATTGTGAGTGTAAATTACCGATTGTCTGGTGAAGCTGTATGGCCTGCTCCTCTATATGATGCAAAAGCAGCTGTTAGGTTTATTCGTGCCAATGCTGAAAAATATAAATTAGATGCTTCAAAGATTGTAGTCTGGGGAAATTCGACTGGCGGACATATCGTTGAAATGCTTGGTGCTACTAACGGCAAACCCGAGTATGAGGATTTAACGATGGGTAATGATACTATCTCTTCTGAGGTTCAGGGAGTAGTTTCCTGGTATGGTGTGTCAGATATGACAAACTTCCCGAACGTAAAAGAACCGGCAAATAAGGAAATGGGATTTGATACCCAATTGGCCGAAAACAAAGAGAAAGCCGATAAAGCAAGTCCTCTTCGCCTGGTGACGAGGAATTATCCTCCAATTCTTCTTGTTCATGGAACAAATGATCAGATAGTTCCTTATGTTCAGTCAGTTCAGATGCGTAGTGAAGTAACCCGTTATTGCGGTCCCGGTCGTGCAACACTTAAATCCTTTGAGACTTTAGGACATGGTGACGCAGCAATTAAAACATGGGAAAATGTAATGGATAATCTGAATTTCGTTGATAAGATTTTATGGCCTGATGGAACTAATCCTTATCGTAATAATAACCAAATTGAAATAAAGGTTTTAAAATAG
- a CDS encoding glycoside hydrolase family 3 N-terminal domain-containing protein: protein MKKILLAIMLVLSCSFSNRNKRETYKDPEAPVKDRVEDLLQRMTLEEKVGQMNLFVGFEYLKTTKPWLTAEQLKNNSTNALYPGITIEDIVKWTEDGKIGSYLHVQTLKEANYLQSLVMKSRLQIPIIFGIDAIHGNANAPDNTVYPTNIGLASSFDLDMAYKIARQTAKEMRAMNMHWTFNPNLEVARDPRWGRVGETFGEDPYLVSLMGIQTIKGYQGKLNSENDVLACIKHFVGGSEPINGTNGAPADLSERTLREVFFPPFKEGVKAGAMSLMIAQNELNGIPCHSNEWLMQDILRKEWMFPGFVVSDWMDIEHMSDLHATADDIKEAFYQSIMAGMDMHMHGNHWNEYVVDLVKEGRISESRIDESVRRILDIKFRLGLFEQPFADEDQSLKIRLCNEHRATALEAARNGIVLLKNDGVLPLSQDKYKKGLVTGINANDMNILGDWSVVQKEENVITILQGLKMIAPLTNFDFVDQGWDPRNMDQSKVNEAAEKAKDADLNIVVAGEYMMRFRWESRTDGEDIDRSDIDLVGLQNELIKKVAASGKPTILILVNGRQLGVEWAAEHLPAIVEAWEPGMYGGQAVAEILYGKVNPSAKLPVTVPRSVGQLQMIYNHKPSQYFHPYAVKPSTPLYPFGYGLSYTTYKYDDLKLDKTKIGKDGNVNVSVKITNTGDRDGVEIAQLYIRDKFSCVTRPVKELKDFARITLKAGESKVVNFTITPDKLAFYDKKMNWQVEPGEFIVMVGASSDDTVLLKQSFWVK, encoded by the coding sequence ATGAAAAAGATACTATTAGCTATAATGTTAGTTTTAAGTTGTTCTTTCTCTAATAGAAATAAGAGAGAAACTTATAAGGATCCCGAGGCTCCGGTGAAGGATAGAGTGGAGGACTTGCTCCAACGAATGACTCTGGAGGAAAAGGTGGGACAGATGAATCTGTTTGTAGGTTTTGAATATCTTAAGACTACTAAGCCTTGGCTGACAGCAGAGCAATTGAAAAATAATTCAACCAATGCTTTATATCCTGGAATTACTATAGAGGATATTGTGAAATGGACCGAGGATGGTAAAATTGGCTCTTATCTGCACGTACAGACTCTGAAAGAAGCTAATTACCTGCAATCGTTGGTGATGAAAAGCAGATTGCAAATTCCCATTATTTTTGGTATTGATGCCATTCATGGAAATGCAAATGCACCCGATAATACGGTTTATCCCACAAACATAGGTCTGGCTTCTTCTTTCGATTTGGATATGGCTTATAAGATTGCCCGTCAGACGGCAAAGGAGATGCGTGCCATGAATATGCACTGGACATTTAACCCGAATCTGGAAGTTGCCCGAGATCCGCGTTGGGGAAGGGTGGGTGAAACTTTCGGGGAAGATCCTTATCTGGTTTCTTTAATGGGGATTCAAACGATAAAGGGGTATCAGGGAAAACTAAATAGTGAGAATGATGTATTAGCTTGTATTAAACATTTTGTTGGTGGTAGCGAACCTATAAATGGAACTAATGGTGCTCCTGCTGATTTGTCCGAAAGGACACTTCGGGAAGTGTTCTTCCCACCTTTTAAAGAAGGTGTTAAGGCTGGTGCAATGTCTTTAATGATAGCACAAAATGAACTGAACGGTATTCCTTGCCATAGTAATGAATGGCTGATGCAAGATATTCTTCGGAAAGAATGGATGTTTCCTGGATTTGTGGTTAGCGATTGGATGGATATTGAACACATGAGTGATTTGCATGCTACTGCTGATGACATAAAAGAAGCTTTCTACCAAAGTATTATGGCTGGCATGGATATGCACATGCATGGTAATCACTGGAATGAATATGTGGTTGATCTGGTGAAAGAAGGACGTATCTCAGAATCTCGCATAGACGAATCTGTCCGCCGCATTCTGGATATAAAGTTTCGTTTAGGATTGTTTGAACAACCTTTTGCTGATGAGGATCAGAGTTTGAAAATTCGCTTGTGCAATGAGCATCGAGCTACTGCACTGGAAGCTGCACGCAATGGCATTGTACTATTGAAGAATGATGGAGTACTTCCACTTTCGCAGGATAAGTATAAAAAAGGATTGGTTACAGGTATCAATGCCAATGATATGAATATTCTGGGCGACTGGAGTGTTGTTCAGAAAGAAGAAAATGTAATAACGATCCTTCAGGGATTAAAAATGATAGCTCCACTGACAAATTTTGATTTTGTGGATCAGGGATGGGATCCTCGTAATATGGATCAGTCAAAGGTTAACGAAGCTGCAGAAAAAGCAAAGGATGCCGATCTGAATATAGTTGTAGCTGGTGAATATATGATGCGTTTTCGCTGGGAGTCTCGTACCGACGGTGAGGATATTGACCGCTCGGATATTGACTTGGTCGGATTGCAGAACGAACTGATTAAAAAAGTGGCTGCGTCTGGTAAACCAACAATCCTGATTCTGGTGAATGGTCGTCAGCTGGGTGTGGAATGGGCGGCGGAACATCTTCCTGCTATAGTTGAAGCTTGGGAACCGGGAATGTATGGTGGTCAGGCTGTAGCTGAAATACTTTACGGAAAGGTGAATCCGTCTGCTAAACTTCCGGTTACTGTCCCTCGCAGTGTGGGACAATTACAAATGATTTATAATCATAAACCCTCTCAGTATTTTCATCCATACGCAGTGAAACCCAGTACTCCGCTTTATCCCTTTGGGTATGGACTTTCATACACTACTTACAAGTATGATGATTTGAAACTAGATAAAACAAAAATAGGTAAAGATGGTAATGTGAATGTCAGCGTTAAGATTACCAATACCGGAGATCGCGATGGAGTGGAGATTGCTCAGCTTTATATTCGCGACAAGTTTAGTTGCGTTACCCGCCCTGTGAAGGAACTCAAGGATTTTGCCCGCATTACATTGAAAGCTGGAGAGAGTAAAGTGGTGAATTTTACCATTACCCCTGATAAACTGGCTTTTTATGATAAGAAAATGAACTGGCAGGTAGAACCAGGAGAATTTATTGTAATGGTGGGTGCATCCTCCGACGATACTGTATTGTTAAAGCAAAGTTTTTGGGTTAAATAA
- a CDS encoding transglutaminase domain-containing protein codes for MKRIIYLLFAVLCTSYASAQITKDDVSKYINEQNAPIQKAREAKDYKKLEGICNGMIKTFESYPQNIKEEADSYIGELYYNLACCQSCQKKKKLAVASFVKATEHQWVSYAHAVRDHDLDNIRKEKQFISTMYKIRGEGDYSYILKQGGGYVVKADSSLPQFTYLAPNDSNLVRIRQHFNLDSVAGSGNEISKIKNLLHWAHNVVRHDGASPSPESKNAIDLVNICKKENRGINCRMMAMMLNECYLAMGFKSRYVVCLPKKYINDCHVINAVYSNTLNKWIWIDPTFEAYVTDNKGTMLGIAEVRERLLSGAPLHLNDDANWNNKQKETQAEYLDFYMTKNLYRLECAVRNEYNTETKVNGKPLPAYISLDPSTTPESKSEKRIVTNNDKYFWQCPEE; via the coding sequence ATGAAAAGAATTATTTATTTATTGTTTGCTGTGCTATGTACGTCTTATGCATCTGCACAAATAACCAAAGATGATGTATCCAAGTACATTAATGAACAGAATGCTCCGATTCAAAAAGCAAGAGAAGCAAAAGATTACAAGAAACTGGAAGGTATTTGTAATGGAATGATTAAGACTTTTGAATCTTATCCTCAGAATATAAAAGAAGAGGCTGATTCTTATATTGGAGAGCTATATTATAATCTGGCTTGTTGTCAATCTTGCCAGAAAAAGAAGAAACTAGCCGTTGCATCTTTTGTTAAGGCAACAGAACATCAGTGGGTTTCTTATGCGCATGCTGTGCGTGATCATGATCTTGACAATATAAGGAAGGAAAAGCAATTTATTTCTACTATGTATAAGATTCGTGGCGAAGGTGATTATTCATATATATTAAAGCAAGGTGGGGGATATGTCGTTAAGGCAGATTCTTCTTTGCCCCAATTTACATATCTGGCTCCTAACGATAGTAATCTTGTTCGTATTCGTCAGCATTTTAACCTTGATAGTGTTGCCGGAAGCGGAAATGAAATCTCAAAAATAAAGAATTTACTTCACTGGGCGCATAATGTGGTTCGCCATGATGGCGCTTCTCCAAGTCCGGAATCAAAGAATGCTATTGATCTGGTAAATATATGTAAAAAAGAGAATAGGGGAATAAACTGCAGAATGATGGCAATGATGCTCAATGAATGTTATCTGGCAATGGGTTTTAAGTCTCGTTATGTTGTGTGCTTACCAAAGAAATACATCAATGATTGCCATGTTATAAATGCTGTTTATTCTAATACTCTGAATAAGTGGATTTGGATTGATCCCACTTTTGAAGCTTATGTTACAGATAATAAAGGAACTATGCTTGGCATTGCTGAAGTTCGCGAAAGACTTCTCAGTGGAGCTCCTCTTCATTTGAATGACGATGCCAACTGGAACAATAAGCAGAAAGAGACGCAAGCAGAATATCTGGATTTTTATATGACGAAGAATCTCTACCGTTTAGAGTGCGCGGTAAGGAATGAGTATAATACTGAAACTAAAGTAAATGGCAAACCATTGCCCGCATATATTTCTCTTGATCCTTCTACTACACCTGAAAGTAAATCCGAAAAAAGAATTGTAACCAATAATGATAAATACTTCTGGCAATGTCCTGAAGAATAA
- a CDS encoding slipin family protein: MRNDSSVAMLLFIVIAGLGAALAFAVDSELKSGVSQTIIIIFGLAAVLISWSTKVATQWNRAVVLRLGRFQSLRGPGIFFIIPVLDNIPYWIDIRVISTSFKAEKTLTKDTVPVDVDAVLFWKVVDPKKAALDVADYNSAISWASQTALRDVIGKTMLADMLEGRDKISALLQVIIDERTEPWGINVISVEVKDVLIPQGLEAAMSMQAQAERERQARVILGDSERQIASKFVEAAETYSENPNAFHLRAMNMLYEGLKTNATIVVVPSTAVETMGLGGIAGTVALADVVKKDKAANLKHTERPDRYDRD, encoded by the coding sequence ATGAGAAACGATAGTTCAGTTGCAATGCTTCTTTTTATTGTGATTGCAGGACTTGGAGCAGCATTAGCATTTGCTGTTGACAGTGAATTGAAGTCGGGTGTAAGCCAGACTATTATAATTATTTTTGGATTGGCTGCAGTATTAATCTCTTGGTCTACAAAAGTAGCAACTCAATGGAATAGAGCCGTTGTGCTTCGTTTGGGAAGATTCCAGTCTCTTAGAGGCCCCGGTATCTTTTTTATTATTCCCGTACTTGATAATATTCCATATTGGATTGATATCCGTGTGATAAGTACATCATTTAAGGCGGAAAAGACACTAACCAAAGATACTGTTCCGGTTGATGTGGATGCTGTACTTTTCTGGAAGGTTGTTGACCCGAAAAAGGCAGCGCTGGATGTTGCTGATTATAACAGCGCCATCAGCTGGGCTTCGCAGACTGCTCTTCGCGATGTGATTGGTAAAACAATGCTTGCCGATATGCTGGAAGGGCGTGATAAGATAAGTGCTCTTTTGCAGGTTATTATTGATGAAAGAACAGAGCCTTGGGGTATCAATGTAATCTCGGTGGAGGTTAAGGATGTGCTTATTCCTCAGGGGCTTGAGGCAGCCATGTCTATGCAGGCTCAGGCTGAGCGGGAACGTCAGGCGAGAGTTATTCTTGGTGACTCGGAACGCCAGATTGCCAGCAAATTTGTTGAAGCGGCTGAGACCTATTCTGAAAATCCAAATGCTTTCCATCTTCGTGCCATGAATATGCTTTACGAAGGATTGAAAACAAACGCTACCATTGTAGTTGTGCCAAGCACGGCGGTTGAGACTATGGGGCTTGGTGGTATTGCCGGAACTGTTGCTTTGGCCGATGTTGTTAAAAAAGACAAGGCTGCTAACCTGAAACACACAGAACGGCCTGATAGATATGATAGGGATTAA